One Oncorhynchus kisutch isolate 150728-3 linkage group LG13, Okis_V2, whole genome shotgun sequence DNA window includes the following coding sequences:
- the LOC109900357 gene encoding lethal(3)malignant brain tumor-like protein 3 isoform X1, translating to MRIASTIQLKIRVKTETSAGGGEQGEMTDTPPSDGPSQGAEFDMMGALDWQDGIATLPGSDIKFRMTEFGTLEIVTEPEVKEAGPTPQNPAQSKSPTPPPEAQSESGAASSAAKEVQPLAPKAQGPVLLSLEEGPTVEEPRVEVGPRAEVGPRAEAEVGPRAEAEVGPRAEAEVGPRAEAEVGPRAEAEVGPRAEAEVGPRAEAEVGPRAEVGPRAEVGPRAEVGPRAEVGPRAEVGPRAEAEVGPRAEAEVGPRAEAEVGPRAEAEVGPRAEAEVGPRAEAEVGPRAAMASCRSCGGSGPLESFLQGKYCSSICVQPSSGRSSPGERRERVGGEGGLGKRVRKKRKIYMDSGDEDEDNQEEEEDKSKAVKGRRAAKLAKLVTAPPNKKRPWSWPSYMEEEKAIAAPLKLFKEHQSFPQSRNAFKVGMKLEGLDPCHPSLFCVLSVAEIQGYRVRLHFDGYPECYDFWVNADTWDVKPAGWCEKMGHKLLLPKGCKDGEFNWNMYVKNCRGQLAPKHLFKSLNTSVTPSGFRAGMKLEAVDKKNPYLICVASIAAAVDNRLLIHFDNWDDTYDYWCDASSPYIHPVGYCEEAELTLTTPAEYKHPRSFSWDKYMEETGTQAAPARAFKLRPCHGFQAGMKLEAVDKRNPMLIRVATIAEVEDHRLRIHFDGWSEEYDYWVDADCPDLHPVGWCQKTSHPLQHPSNGSTDMLVLPGQGCPTPGCNGVGHIRGPRYGTHYTGVSCPYSEMNLNREGQVPDRLSGERPMTLSGPHHRGRRPDPPPHTQTNSPTTPEQPEPADDSPQTSVTRGPTVDEGERSRCSSQSEPPGGSTEPINDGAKAKRSAPVPKYLKLHVVKQESGDGKDSLSLQQALHESVFSPGGSSSPPHRVALCWDKHCQLLPEVLGLTAKRVATWTADEVASFVKGLPGCKDHAATFRTEQMDGEAFLLLTQADIVKILSIKLGPALKIYNAILMLKNADEE from the exons tgcaggaggaggagagcagggagagatgacTGACACCCCGCCCAGCGATGGCCCCTCCCAGGGGGCAGAGTTTGACATGATGGGTGCTCTGGACTGGCAGGACGGCATCGCCACACTGCCCGGCAGCGACATCaag TTCCGTATGACAGAGTTTGGAACTTTGGAGATCGTGACAGAGCCAGAGGTCAAAGAGGCAGGGCCAACCCCCCAGAACCCTGCCCAGTCGAAAAGCCCCACCCCTCCACCAGAGGCCCAATCGGAGAGCGGTGCAGCCTCTTCTGCAGCCAAGGAAGTCCAGCCACTTGCACCCAAGG CTCAAGGCCCTGTGCTTCTGTCTCTAGAGGAGGGTCCCACTGTGGAGGAGCCGAGAGTGGAGGTGGGCCCCAGGGCGGAGGTTGGCCCCAGGGCGGAGGCGGAGGTTGGCCCCAGGGCGGAGGCGGAGGTTGGCCCCAGGGCGGAGGCGGAGGTTGGCCCCAGGGCGGAGGCGGAGGTTGGCCCCAGGGCGGAGGCGGAGGTTGGCCCCAGGGCGGAGGCGGAGGTTGGCCCCAGGGCGGAGGCGGAGGTTGGCCCCAGGGCGGAGGTTGGCCCCAGGGCGGAGGTTGGCCCCAGGGCGGAGGTTGGCCCCAGGGCGGAGGTTGGCCCCAGGGCGGAGGTTGGCCCCAGGGCGGAGGCGGAGGTTGGCCCCAGGGCGGAGGCGGAGGTTGGCCCCAGGGCGGAGGCGGAGGTTGGCCCCAGGGCGGAGGCGGAGGTTGGCCCCAGGGCGGAGGCGGAGGTTGGCCCCAGGGCGGAGGCGGAGGTTGGCCCCAGGGCTGCGATGGCTAGCTGTAGGTCGTGTGGGGGCTCCGGTCCACTGGAGAGTTTCCTCCAGGGCAAATACTGCAGCTCCATTTGTGTCCAGCCCTCCAGTGGCAG GTCATCACCCggagagcggagggagagagtggggggggaggggggactggGGAAACgagtgaggaagaagaggaagatctACATGGACTCTGGTGATGAAGACGAAGACaaccaggaggaggaagag gacAAGTCCAAGGCTGTCAAAGGGAGGAGAGCTGCTAAGCTGGCAAAGCTAG TGACAGCCCCACCCAATAAGAAGCGACCCTGGAGCTGGCCCTCCtacatggaggaggagaaggctatAGCTGCCCCCCTTAAACTGTTCAAGGAG CACCAGTCGTTCCCTCAGAGCAGGAATGCCTTCAAAGTGGGGATGAAGTTAGAAGGACTGGACCCctgtcacccctctctgttctgtGTGCTCAGTGTTGCTGAG atcCAGGGTTATAGGGTAAGGCTTCATTTCGACGGGTATCCAGAGTGCTATGACTTCTGGGTAAATGCTGACACCTGGGATGTAAAGCCGGCAGGCTGGTGTGAGAAGATGGGACACAAGCTGCTACTGCcgaaag GTTGTAAGGATGGGGAGTTCAACTGGAATATGTATGTGAAGAACTGCAGAGGTCAGCTGGCCCCCAAACACCTCTTCAAGAGCCTCAACACG tcgGTGACTCCGTCAGGGTTCCGTGCGGGTATGAAGCTAGAGGCGGTGGATAAGAAGAACCCATATCTGATCTGCGTAGCGTCCATCGCGGCTGCTGTTGACAACAGACTCCTCATACACTTTGACAACTGGGACGACACCTATGACTACTGGTGTGATGCCAGCAGTCCCTACATCCACCCTGTAGGCTACTGTGAGGAGGCTGAGCTGACCCTCACCACCCCTGCTG AGTATAAGCACCCGAGGAGTTTTTCCTGGGATAAATACATGGAGGAGACTGGCACACAGGCAGCCCCTGCACGTGCCTTCAAACTG CGTCCGTGCCATGGGTTCCAGGCTGGAATGAAGCTGGAAGCCGTCGATAAGAGGAATCCCATGCTCATTCGCGTAGCAACCATCGCAGAGGTGGAGGACCACCGACTGAGG atCCATTTTGATGGCTGGAGTGAGGAGTACGACTACTGGGTGGATGCTGACTGCCCAGACCTGCACCCTGTGGGCTGGTGTCAGAAGACTAGTCATCCCCTACAACACCCCTCCAATG GCTCCACTGATATGCTGGTCCTCCCAGGGCAGGGCTGTCCTACCCCAGGATGCAATGGGGTTGGTCACATCCGTGGACCCCGCTACGGAACCCACTACAC gggggtgagCTGTCCGTACTCGGAGATGAACCTGAACAGGGAGGGCCAGGTACCAGACCGTCTGAGTGGAGAACGACCTATGACCCTGAGTGGACCTCATCACCGTGGGCGACGCCCAGACCCTCCTCCACACACCCAGACAAACAGCCCCACCACACCGGAGCAGCCCGAGCCTGCAGACGACTCCCCTCAGACCAG tgtaaCTAGGGGGCCGACGGTTGACGAGGGTGAACGATCCAGGTGCAGCAGTCAGAGTGAGCCACCAGGGGGCTCCACTGAGCCCATCAACGACGGAGCCAAGGCCAAGAG GTCTGCTCCAGTCCCAAAGTATCTGAAGCTGCACGTCGTCAAGCAGGAGAGTGGAGATGGGAAAG actccctgtctctccagcaGGCGCTCCATGAGTCCGTGTTCTCCCCGGGtggctcctcctctccccctcacagGGTGGCTCTGTGCTGGGACAAACACTGCCAGCTGCTCCCTGAGGTCCTGGGCCTCACAGCTAAGAGAGTTGCAACCTGGACCGCCGACGAG GTGGCCAGTTTTGTCAAAGGGCTCCCAGGCTGCAAAGATCATGCTGCCACCTTCAGGACAGAG CAAATGGATGGAGAGGCCTTCCTGCTTCTCACCCAAGCAGACATAGTCAAGATCCTGTCAATCAAACTAGGCCCTGCCCTCAAGATATACAACGCCATACTCATGCTGAAGAACGCTGATGAGGAGTGA
- the LOC109900357 gene encoding lethal(3)malignant brain tumor-like protein 3 isoform X2, whose translation MTDTPPSDGPSQGAEFDMMGALDWQDGIATLPGSDIKFRMTEFGTLEIVTEPEVKEAGPTPQNPAQSKSPTPPPEAQSESGAASSAAKEVQPLAPKAQGPVLLSLEEGPTVEEPRVEVGPRAEVGPRAEAEVGPRAEAEVGPRAEAEVGPRAEAEVGPRAEAEVGPRAEAEVGPRAEAEVGPRAEVGPRAEVGPRAEVGPRAEVGPRAEVGPRAEAEVGPRAEAEVGPRAEAEVGPRAEAEVGPRAEAEVGPRAEAEVGPRAAMASCRSCGGSGPLESFLQGKYCSSICVQPSSGRSSPGERRERVGGEGGLGKRVRKKRKIYMDSGDEDEDNQEEEEDKSKAVKGRRAAKLAKLVTAPPNKKRPWSWPSYMEEEKAIAAPLKLFKEHQSFPQSRNAFKVGMKLEGLDPCHPSLFCVLSVAEIQGYRVRLHFDGYPECYDFWVNADTWDVKPAGWCEKMGHKLLLPKGCKDGEFNWNMYVKNCRGQLAPKHLFKSLNTSVTPSGFRAGMKLEAVDKKNPYLICVASIAAAVDNRLLIHFDNWDDTYDYWCDASSPYIHPVGYCEEAELTLTTPAEYKHPRSFSWDKYMEETGTQAAPARAFKLRPCHGFQAGMKLEAVDKRNPMLIRVATIAEVEDHRLRIHFDGWSEEYDYWVDADCPDLHPVGWCQKTSHPLQHPSNGSTDMLVLPGQGCPTPGCNGVGHIRGPRYGTHYTGVSCPYSEMNLNREGQVPDRLSGERPMTLSGPHHRGRRPDPPPHTQTNSPTTPEQPEPADDSPQTSVTRGPTVDEGERSRCSSQSEPPGGSTEPINDGAKAKRSAPVPKYLKLHVVKQESGDGKDSLSLQQALHESVFSPGGSSSPPHRVALCWDKHCQLLPEVLGLTAKRVATWTADEVASFVKGLPGCKDHAATFRTEQMDGEAFLLLTQADIVKILSIKLGPALKIYNAILMLKNADEE comes from the exons atgacTGACACCCCGCCCAGCGATGGCCCCTCCCAGGGGGCAGAGTTTGACATGATGGGTGCTCTGGACTGGCAGGACGGCATCGCCACACTGCCCGGCAGCGACATCaag TTCCGTATGACAGAGTTTGGAACTTTGGAGATCGTGACAGAGCCAGAGGTCAAAGAGGCAGGGCCAACCCCCCAGAACCCTGCCCAGTCGAAAAGCCCCACCCCTCCACCAGAGGCCCAATCGGAGAGCGGTGCAGCCTCTTCTGCAGCCAAGGAAGTCCAGCCACTTGCACCCAAGG CTCAAGGCCCTGTGCTTCTGTCTCTAGAGGAGGGTCCCACTGTGGAGGAGCCGAGAGTGGAGGTGGGCCCCAGGGCGGAGGTTGGCCCCAGGGCGGAGGCGGAGGTTGGCCCCAGGGCGGAGGCGGAGGTTGGCCCCAGGGCGGAGGCGGAGGTTGGCCCCAGGGCGGAGGCGGAGGTTGGCCCCAGGGCGGAGGCGGAGGTTGGCCCCAGGGCGGAGGCGGAGGTTGGCCCCAGGGCGGAGGCGGAGGTTGGCCCCAGGGCGGAGGTTGGCCCCAGGGCGGAGGTTGGCCCCAGGGCGGAGGTTGGCCCCAGGGCGGAGGTTGGCCCCAGGGCGGAGGTTGGCCCCAGGGCGGAGGCGGAGGTTGGCCCCAGGGCGGAGGCGGAGGTTGGCCCCAGGGCGGAGGCGGAGGTTGGCCCCAGGGCGGAGGCGGAGGTTGGCCCCAGGGCGGAGGCGGAGGTTGGCCCCAGGGCGGAGGCGGAGGTTGGCCCCAGGGCTGCGATGGCTAGCTGTAGGTCGTGTGGGGGCTCCGGTCCACTGGAGAGTTTCCTCCAGGGCAAATACTGCAGCTCCATTTGTGTCCAGCCCTCCAGTGGCAG GTCATCACCCggagagcggagggagagagtggggggggaggggggactggGGAAACgagtgaggaagaagaggaagatctACATGGACTCTGGTGATGAAGACGAAGACaaccaggaggaggaagag gacAAGTCCAAGGCTGTCAAAGGGAGGAGAGCTGCTAAGCTGGCAAAGCTAG TGACAGCCCCACCCAATAAGAAGCGACCCTGGAGCTGGCCCTCCtacatggaggaggagaaggctatAGCTGCCCCCCTTAAACTGTTCAAGGAG CACCAGTCGTTCCCTCAGAGCAGGAATGCCTTCAAAGTGGGGATGAAGTTAGAAGGACTGGACCCctgtcacccctctctgttctgtGTGCTCAGTGTTGCTGAG atcCAGGGTTATAGGGTAAGGCTTCATTTCGACGGGTATCCAGAGTGCTATGACTTCTGGGTAAATGCTGACACCTGGGATGTAAAGCCGGCAGGCTGGTGTGAGAAGATGGGACACAAGCTGCTACTGCcgaaag GTTGTAAGGATGGGGAGTTCAACTGGAATATGTATGTGAAGAACTGCAGAGGTCAGCTGGCCCCCAAACACCTCTTCAAGAGCCTCAACACG tcgGTGACTCCGTCAGGGTTCCGTGCGGGTATGAAGCTAGAGGCGGTGGATAAGAAGAACCCATATCTGATCTGCGTAGCGTCCATCGCGGCTGCTGTTGACAACAGACTCCTCATACACTTTGACAACTGGGACGACACCTATGACTACTGGTGTGATGCCAGCAGTCCCTACATCCACCCTGTAGGCTACTGTGAGGAGGCTGAGCTGACCCTCACCACCCCTGCTG AGTATAAGCACCCGAGGAGTTTTTCCTGGGATAAATACATGGAGGAGACTGGCACACAGGCAGCCCCTGCACGTGCCTTCAAACTG CGTCCGTGCCATGGGTTCCAGGCTGGAATGAAGCTGGAAGCCGTCGATAAGAGGAATCCCATGCTCATTCGCGTAGCAACCATCGCAGAGGTGGAGGACCACCGACTGAGG atCCATTTTGATGGCTGGAGTGAGGAGTACGACTACTGGGTGGATGCTGACTGCCCAGACCTGCACCCTGTGGGCTGGTGTCAGAAGACTAGTCATCCCCTACAACACCCCTCCAATG GCTCCACTGATATGCTGGTCCTCCCAGGGCAGGGCTGTCCTACCCCAGGATGCAATGGGGTTGGTCACATCCGTGGACCCCGCTACGGAACCCACTACAC gggggtgagCTGTCCGTACTCGGAGATGAACCTGAACAGGGAGGGCCAGGTACCAGACCGTCTGAGTGGAGAACGACCTATGACCCTGAGTGGACCTCATCACCGTGGGCGACGCCCAGACCCTCCTCCACACACCCAGACAAACAGCCCCACCACACCGGAGCAGCCCGAGCCTGCAGACGACTCCCCTCAGACCAG tgtaaCTAGGGGGCCGACGGTTGACGAGGGTGAACGATCCAGGTGCAGCAGTCAGAGTGAGCCACCAGGGGGCTCCACTGAGCCCATCAACGACGGAGCCAAGGCCAAGAG GTCTGCTCCAGTCCCAAAGTATCTGAAGCTGCACGTCGTCAAGCAGGAGAGTGGAGATGGGAAAG actccctgtctctccagcaGGCGCTCCATGAGTCCGTGTTCTCCCCGGGtggctcctcctctccccctcacagGGTGGCTCTGTGCTGGGACAAACACTGCCAGCTGCTCCCTGAGGTCCTGGGCCTCACAGCTAAGAGAGTTGCAACCTGGACCGCCGACGAG GTGGCCAGTTTTGTCAAAGGGCTCCCAGGCTGCAAAGATCATGCTGCCACCTTCAGGACAGAG CAAATGGATGGAGAGGCCTTCCTGCTTCTCACCCAAGCAGACATAGTCAAGATCCTGTCAATCAAACTAGGCCCTGCCCTCAAGATATACAACGCCATACTCATGCTGAAGAACGCTGATGAGGAGTGA